TTCTCAGAATGATCTTCTATTTTTTTGTCTTTCCTGAATGTTACATTTGCTATAAGTTTCGAATATTGACTTCAATAATAGAATTGAGTATTCTTAGAACTAAAAGGAACGCATGCAACTTTTGTGTAAAACTCTGAAGGAAAAATTGTATAAGATGAATTTGCATGAGTATACATAATAGGATTACGGTAAGTTTAATAAATTTatctcaattaaaaatatatcgAGAGATTCTTTTTATATTGTCAGATCTAGTACACAGTGAATTCACAAAAAGATAGAGAATAGCAATTTGACACAAACTTGTGTGGTGGAAGGCCACTTCGTGTTAAAGTATTTAAGTACTCTTCCTGGTAGTAGTTGTTGGTATCATCCTCTGCGGAGTCAAAACTCAAAAAGGTTCTGCTTTCACCAGGAAATTTAGCAATTAACATCTcatttagttgatcaacatacTCATTTCTTCTAGCCAAGATAGCCCTTTCTGTCATGTATTTTGCACAACTTGACATTTCATCTAGAGATggaaatatttctcttattaaattaTCTTCACCAGTACTATCACCATCATGTTTGACGATCAATTTTTCTGGAAGAAGGACCATATCATCTCTTATTGTAGGTTCCTCTCCATTACCAATCCGTAGTAAGAAATCGCTAAATGTTGGATCTGCTCTTGCCCTTATATTTCTTATTAATTGAATCTTTTCCATTTTATTCCACAAATATGATTTTACCAAGCTTGCATTTATTGTTTAAGCTCTGGTAGATTTTGGAACTATTGGTAGTACTTGACGAAAATCACCTCCGAAGACCATCACTTTTCCACCAAAGGGTTCATTAATATCCATTATATCTCTGAAGCTCCTATCAACGGTTTCAATCATCTGATGATTGGCCATAGGTGCTTCATCCCAAATTATTAGCTTTGATTTTCTTATCAATTTAGCACCATCACTCTGTTTTGACatatttgtgattgttgtatCAGTTGTCTGAAGAGGGATGTCGAATCTAGAGTGAGCTGTATGACCTCCGGGTAAAATTGTAGTTGCTACACCACTTGTTGCCATTGCTAAAGCTATCATGCCTCTTGATCTAAGATTTGCAAGCAATGCACGATATAGGAATGTTTTTCCAGTTCCTCCAGATCCATCCACAAAGAACAATCCCGCTCTGCCAGAGTCGACTCTCTctaatatagtcttgaaagcttGTTCTTGTTCAGGATTTAGTTTTGATTGTGCATCAAAATCTTCGGGCGATACATTTATAGACCTTTCTTCGATTATTTCTCTGCATTCCGATACATTACCATTATCCCTCCCATGATCAAGTTTAGGGAAGTCATACTTGTCAATTTTCTTGCCCATGCTCTCTAAGAAATAATTGATGCTCTTCAACGTGCATTGGAGTTGAGCAACATGAGAATTGTCATGTATTTTTCTAAAGTCTTCTGGCATATCTTCGTAATAGGTTTCCCAGAGCTTCCTAATGTCCGTTGGATTACAATGAACCAAAATTGTTGCAAATAAATTTCTCAGCGCTGATGGCATTTTGAAGAGGACCGCTTCACGTAAGCATTCTGAAATACTGTTGTCTGATTCTAATAAACCTCTTTCCTTTGCAGCTTCTTTGAATGTTTCACACTCTCTTCCATTAACAGTTAGCAAGTCTTTAAACGATAAGGGTCCTCTGACGTGATTCAACAATAATCTCAAATAATACCTTTCGCCTTCTCTACGATTAGCTGTAACATTGAGTAAAATTCTATATTAACTGCTAAGACTAATCATTATCATTTATCCAGATAAAATACAACAGGGTGCAGACTGTCAGTATAATGTAGCCTAGTCAATGGCTAATGCCAAAATATATTCCTTCTTTACTTAAAAGAAGTGTCGTTATTTAAACATGTTGGATTCTGAATTCTTGTTGAAGCCTTAGAATATTCTTAGCTGATAAGAATTGAAATATGTTTATCAAGAAACGTATAACACCAACTTCTAACTTTGCTGTAGACAAGTGCAAATagtttttgataattttgcaCTATACacatttgtatatatttttgtttgcagcacaaaaaatattttccatttagTATCTTCATCACGTTAACTTCAACTCGGCCATATGCCAAAAATAGATTAGGCATTAGTTGAAGTCATTGTGTCCTATTTTATTTCAATCAATCGTGTAACGAAGCTAATGGATTCAACTCTAAGAAATAATGATGAACTCTTATAGACTGTTATATAGCCATATTGCAGTAAAAGGAATAGGACCCCCGGAAAAAACTATCTAGATTTACTGATTCTTGTTATTATAGATTAGAACTTTAAGTAATAGCCATATTCTATTTTGCATAAATAGTTCCAAAGGACTCGCATTTGTTTACGGACTATAAATCACAGCTTCGTTATACTTTTGACTATTTTTCCGCTGGCGTCAACCTGTCATTACCCTCCTCCTTTATTTGGGTTTAGGATTGGCTACATTCTGAAACTCACATTTATGTTGTGAATTTTCTACCCCTGACTTCTGTTTTTTGATAGTCTGTATATCAGATCCTAGACTGCGTATTATTTGGTTGATGCCTTAATTGTTTTAATTTATCAAACAGAAAGTGCCCAATCCTACAAGACTAATATTGTTTCAAATTATTAATTTCATCAAGATTTATCTTAAAGAGAATAGATAGATCATCTTACCAGTAGCAATTCGACCAATAACTgatcttgtttttctttttgtccatatCTTTCCCTGTGAGTTCCACACATAATACTCTGAAAATTCTTTGTATAGGTATTGTCGTGCTTCAGTATCCCTCGAGCATGTCCGAAAATATTCCGTGAGCATGGTTAGCATTGCATATTCCCACGCAATCACATTTTGCAAATTTTGCTTGCTCCAATAGCACACTGTGTATTGACATTTCACAGAAACTTGTATAGTTATTTATTTCATCAAAAGTTTTAATTAACCTTGTTAGAGATAAATATTTACTTGTTTGTCTATCCGGGAGATGTAGTTGAAGGTTAATGACCGGATGTTGCATTTCACTGAGATTGAATTCATAAATTCTCCATAGTGCTTCTGGCGGAGACACCCAACGTGCGTCTTGaaaattttggatttttcatCAACTACTTTTTTGCCATCATCTGATTCAATATAAACAGTACACCTATCATgtcctttatatatatacttatagaGATACTTGATTGCTTTCACTCCAGAGCAAGACTCCACATTAATATGACAATTGTATCTAGTTAGTAAGTAAGGATTATATGGCACAACCCACTGATTATTCATTCTCATGCCACGGACATTTACGATCTTTCCATCATTTTTTCTCTTATAAATAGGGTATCCATCCTTTCCTTGTATTAATTTATTACTAAATGGCCTAGGATAGTGATTCTTGCATTGACCATCCGTCATGCATAAATTTGTTGGACGATGTTTTCCACATGGACCATGCATCATATGCTTGACAACTAAGTCATGCAAGAGTGGATATTCTTCTTCATCAGGAAGTTCCGCAGAAATAAACTTGTCATATTGGTCTGCTGATGTTATCTTGTACCCTTGTTCAAGTATTATCAAAAGGTGTATGTAGGCCTATTTTTTGGAATTCAACCACGAAGACATGTGCCGCAACATgaccaaatatttttttcttaaaaatctGATCCTTTAAATCCTGTAATTTTGCCCTAAAAACTCTAGTCACTAAGTCTGGTCTATCTTGTGCAAGTTGTCCTTCGCATAGATTTTCCTGGATCTCCGCCCAATCGGGATTACATGTCATTGTGATAAAAAATCTGGTTTTCCAAAACGTTGAACCAAAGCCATTGCATCCATATACCTACGGCGCATATCTCTAAGGCCTCCGATGAATGATGCCGGTAATATTACTCTTTGGCCAACTTTATCTCCTCTATATTCTCCAGCCATGATACTATCAACTATACCTTGCAATATTTCCCTTCTAAGTAGTGTTTGCTCTAATCTAAAGAATTCAAGTCTTGTTGTTTCTAACTTGATGTACATGTCAACCACAAATTGTTGCAATAACCGTCCGCACAATAGTAGTATTGTCTTTTCTCCTTTGCGTATTTGAAATTTGTAGCAATAATACTCTCTACAAGACACGCATGATTTAGATTCACGACGTACCCCTACAAAAATAAGTAGTATCTGTTAGTGTAGTTAATATTCAAATAAGAAAACTAAAGTGATACGTAATTTAATTGCAATACTTTACCTTGCTCCTCTTTGTGAAACACCTCATTAGCGGACGTGTATGTTGGGACATTCTGGTTTACATTGGCAACTTCAGATGTACTTGCACCTCTTTTTGATTTATATTTGTGTATTCCTTGGTGCCAGCCAACCTCTCCATTTGGAAAAACAGAGGATATTGGAGTGGGTCATAGCAACCATAATAATGTTTGACTCTATGTTTGTTGCCGGAATGCTCATGAACAATAATCTCTCTATCGAATGGTACATTTGGATTGTTTCCATCTATCCAAATTGCAGCAATTTGATCTACTGATGGTTTGTTGTAGACACGTTGATCCAGTGTAGCATTGGCAGCAATTCGAATTTGTAAATCTTGGAAGCTTGAATGATCCTTTAGCTGGCAAAAGAATTGTGCATAAGGATTCCCATCCATTAGCTGCCTAATTTTCGTCACAACTTCCTCAGATAAGTTGGCTTCTTGCAATTTTGAAATCCGATTGCATAATTCATTGTCCGTGTCAAAAAAATATAATTGAAAATAACATAGATTATCCTCACGTGGAAGCAATGACGGAAGATCGTGATAAATTTGACCTTGTGCCTTAAAGGTGTAAACTCTTTTCCTTGAAGATGCAAGTTCTTTGTCAAGTCTAACACCAAAAGACGTAAATGCAAATATACTATTATATGCTCTAATGTTTCGACGGAACTCTTTTGCTTCGTCTGACTCGTCAACAAGTAACTCGTATAATTGTATTGGAACTTCAGTATTTACCAATCTTACTGATCCCTCTCCGCAACAAAATGTTGGAGTTTCATGCTGAAACCTCATAGTGTGACAATGAATGCAATCAGGAACATTTTCCAACTTCTGAGTACAGGATGTAGATGGTTTAGAGACAATTTCACCTATATATATGTAGCCAAATGTTATGAGTAGTAGAAGGTAATAACTCGAACACAAATAAATGTAAGTAATTTTGCTGGATAATTTAGTACTGTATATTACCTTCAATTTCACACTCTTTTGATAGAGCCTTCAAAAACCAATTTATCCTGCGTTGCTTCCTTGGTCTTCTTTCTTCAATATCAATATATTCCATTGATTGAGTCAAGATTTCCCAAAAATAAGAAGCATATTTTAGATCCAAAGTAAATTCTActaattatatttaaaaaaattgaCGACATGCGAAGGTTCataaatagaagaagaaaaaaaaagacaaggtCCTTAAAAAATAATTATGGCAAAAATGACGAAGGTATCAATGAAATCTAAATATGAGAGTGACAAAGTTGCCGCTACCGGCGTCGCAACTATAGCATTCAACGCCGGTAATTTTAACCTCCGTACTTCT
This sequence is a window from Nicotiana sylvestris chromosome 3, ASM39365v2, whole genome shotgun sequence. Protein-coding genes within it:
- the LOC138888541 gene encoding uncharacterized protein translates to MAGEYRGDKVGQRVILPASFIGGLRDMRRRYMDAMALVQRYKITSADQYDKFISAELPDEEEYPLLHDLVVKHMMHGPCGKHRPTNLCMTDGQCKNHYPRPFSNKLIQGKDGYPIYKRKNDGKIVNVRGMRMNNQWVVPYNPYLLTRYNCHINVESCSGVKAIKYLYKYIYKGHDRCTVYIESDDGKKVVDEKSKIFKTHVGCLRQKHYGEFMNSISVKCNIRSLTFNYISRIDKQGKIWTKRKTRSVIGRIATANRREGERYYLRLLLNHVRGPLSFKDLLTVNGRECETFKEAAKERGLLESDNSISECLREAVLFKMPSALRNLFATILVHCNPTDIRKLWETYYEDMPEDFRKIHDNSHVAQLQCTLKSINYFLESMGKKIDKYDFPKLDHGRDNGNVSECREIIEERSINVSPEDFDAQSKLNPEQEQAFKTILERVDSGRAGLFFVDGSGGTGKTFLYRALLANLRSRGMIALAMATSGVATTILPGGHTAHSRFDIPLQTTDTTITNMSKQSDGAKLIRKSKLIIWDEAPMANHQMIETVDRSFRDIMDINEPFGGKVMVFGGDFRQVLPIVPKSTRA
- the LOC138888540 gene encoding uncharacterized protein, whose protein sequence is MEKIQLIRNIRARADPTFSDFLLRIGNGEEPTIRDDMVLLPEKLIVKHDGDSTGEDNLIREIFPSLDEMSSCAKYMTERAILARRNEYVDQLNEMLIAKFPGESRTFLSFDSAEDDTNNYYQEEYLNTLTRSGLPPHKFVSNCYSLSFCEFTVY